A window of the Hypanus sabinus isolate sHypSab1 chromosome 25, sHypSab1.hap1, whole genome shotgun sequence genome harbors these coding sequences:
- the LOC132380941 gene encoding uncharacterized protein LOC132380941, with product MEKDRIRVDRKIFNWGRANYEARRLELAGVNVLAGKCTMDVWSMFKDLLQGVRDKFVPVKKIKNGRMKEPWVTGEVENLVCWKKAAYMRFRKQRSDGSIEEYKVARKVLKKGLRSGHEKTLASRVKENPKAFFNYVKNKRMTGVKVGPIRDKSGKMCLEAVEVTEVLNEYFSSVFTNERELDEGEDNMSEVDVLEHVDIKGEEVSELLKYIRTGKSPRPDGLFPRLLHEAREEIAEPLARIFVSSLSTGMVLEDWKEVNVVPMFKKGSRDSPGNNRPVSLTSVVGKLLEKILRDRMYGHLENHGLIRDSQHGFMKGRSCLTSLIII from the coding sequence atggaaaaggatagaatcagagtggacagaaaaatttttaattggggaagggcaaattatgaggctagaaggctagaacttgcgggtgtgaatgttcttgcagggaaatgtactatggacgtatggtcgatgtttaaggatcttttgcagggtgttagggataaatttgtcccggtgaagaagataaagaacggtaggatgaaggaaccatgggtgacaggggaagtggaaaatctagtctgctggaagaaggcagcatacatgaggtttaggaaacaaagatcagatgggtctattgaggaatataaggtagcaagaaaggtgcttaagaaggggctgagaagtggGCACGAGAagaccttggcgagtagggtaaaggaaaaccccaaggcattcttcaattatgtgaagaacaaaaggatgactggagtgaaggtaggaccgattagagataaaagtgggaagatgtgcctggaggctgtggaagtgaccgaggtcctcaatgaatacttctcttcggtattcaccaatgagagggaacttgatgagggtgaggacaatatgagtgaagttgatgttctggagcatgttgatattaagggagaggaggtgtcggagttgttaaaatacattaggacgggtaAGTCCCCGAGGCCTGACGGactattccccaggctgctccatgaggcgagggaagagattgctgagcctctggctaggatctttgtgtcctcattgtccacaggaatggtactggaggattggaaggaggtgaatgttgtccccatgttcaaaaaaggtagcagggatagtccaggtaataatagaccagtgagccttacgtctgtggtgggaaagctgttggaaaagattcttagagataggatgtatgggcatttggagaatcatggtctgatcagggacagtcagcatggctttatgaagggcagatcgtgcctaacaagcctgataattatttga